The Vicia villosa cultivar HV-30 ecotype Madison, WI unplaced genomic scaffold, Vvil1.0 ctg.000205F_1_1, whole genome shotgun sequence nucleotide sequence ACCTCCAGACATCTTGAGACGGTCTTAACGACCACATATTTTCTAAAAGCatatgtacggggtgttacacTGACACTGACGGTATATATGTCCCTATACTTTTCGCTCCGCAATATTTATGTTATTGACATGGCTTATGTCACATGATATATTCCTTAAAAGCCCATTAAATTATCTTAGTCTATACTTTATAACACTATGTTGAgtactcaaaatcaaaatcatttgaagCGAAAGAAGAAAAtagttttcaaaattaaaaataaatatcaaaatttgaTGTCACCTATCATAGCGGTGTTTCCCCCAAACTTGAATTCATGACTCGTAACCTATATTtattagggttaatacctattttcacctctgtcatatggggttggttttaaaaattcccctgccaaaaaaatatttgtaagaattcccctaacatttgaaaactctctcgttttaaaccttgtaaaatatttgtttttaaaaccaaccttgtcATTTGAAGATTCGGTCATTTTGAACCCTATAATCTTATAGATTATGTCAGTTTAAACCCTCTGGAATATGACAGGCAAAgttggttttactaaaaaaaataatttacagggttcaaaatgatagagtccttcaaatggcaaggttggtttcaaaaataacatttttacaaggtttaaaacgaatgaatcttcaaatgttaggggaatttttgcaatttttttttggcAAGGAGATTTTTTGAACCAACCCCATATGACAGAGATGAAAATAGATATTGACTCTATTTACTATGATTTTGCAAAGGCAAGGAAAAGCCAAACATCTAAAGACACGAAATGCTGAGTTTCAAAAACATGTAACAATATGAAATAAATGAGAAAAACACACTACAAGAAAATCTACAATTAGCTACGAccaaaatcgtagctaatttgAAGCGAATCTCTATCAAACAAAATTAGTTGGAGAATAGAGACGGATTAGCTACCATATATGTCGTAGCTTGAATTGAGTGGCTAATTATCTAGACTACAATTTCCTAGCAAAATTCAAACTAATATTTTATAATTCATAGCTAAATCACAACCAAACCGTAGCAAATTGCCAgtcttttatttactttaaaaCTATTCAGCTACACTATCACCACAAAAATAGCGTAGTCAATCTCAAGCTAAATTAGGTTGGAttagatttttaattttataatcaaaAGCCAATTAggctataaattataaaatattgtcCATCTCAAACGATATTTGATCGTATCGTAATCGTCGATAATTAAGCATtgagttaaataaaaaaattaaaattattaatatttttccaTTCAATATGCATTCATTTAAATTTATACTTGATTAATAGAATGAGAACACACCTTAAAAACaatttcatatttatatattttcattgAAGAATCCATTACTCATTAAGATAAcataaaacaattttataataaCATTAATCAATGTAAGGCCTAAATCATATTAGTCAATTATAAGATATGAAGTTCACCATTCTGATTCTTCAAAAGTAGCCTAATTAGAGTTATATTCAGACCACCATGCCCTTTAACATTAAAGCTTATATCACAATGTAAAGTAACTATGAACACTTGCAACTGAAAAACACATCATAAGTTCTTGGACAGCCATTTGTCCAAATCAGCACATAACCTAGCATGTAGAAACACCAAGTAAGAAGTTAGAAGCAATAAAATTGTCAATTAAGCTAATCCTATGAGCAGAATATGTATTCACTATGTATTCACATAGAGAGTGGACATACTTTCAACTATGATtttaagctgcattgattttaaaatatatcaagAACCAAAATTTAAACTAATGTCAGTTTACTCAATATCAATCACTATAGGCATGATATTCATCAGTCTCAATCCGCCATTGCTTTTGTATTTTGTTTTGACTATTCTTGacaatttagaaataaaatttatttaaatttcaagAATAAAAGAGGCTTCAAATAAATAAGTAAAGGGATAATATGAACTCACCCGTTGTACAAGAAGCATCAATCCTATAATAGAAAGTAGCATGAGAATTATCAGCATCAGTAAGCCAAATAAAAATCAGTGGTGAAATGGATCAACAAGGTTACAAAATTTCATCACTGATTAGATCAATCAATTATAGAGGGCAAAGAAACATGAGTGAAAAACTAACTAAAATTGTCATCTAGTGCCATAAAAGTTCATATGGTCTATCAGTAAAGTTACAAGTCACATACAACCAGATTGAGCATTTATCATTGCACAAGGCTCACATTTTCATGAGCATTTATGTTCTCCATTTTGGATGTTGTAGGAGCTCATTTAATAACACTCTGAAATTTAGTTAATGAAGAAAGTtagtttatataatatttaatggaATGCATAAGTTAAAATTAATTACCTAGTATTATTTTCAATAACAATCTCTATTAATGTATACATGCCACCTCATTATTTAAGACCATAGTATTTATATGTCAAATTAGAACTTACCTAAAGAAGTTCCATATGCCATGTCGATCAATTTCAAGACACGAAATAAACGTAATAATCGCCACTTTATGAATGAGACACCAATCCAATTCAAGCACCAGCATCAATGAAAGTCTTAGAACATTCACAACCTGTGATTTAGCAAATTCACTATTAATTTAAACATGAAAACCAACTAGTGTGTATACCCGTGCAAGGCACAGATTTAAATTTAGTATGATTGATTCCGATCAATATGACTATAACGAAATTCAAAGTAACTATATAATAATTAAGGATATACTCACGGTTTTGGATCGTCTCTCCGTGCGAGGCATGGGATAAAAGGATTCAACAGAATtatatacataataaaaatattttctctcatttcaaacgattcaataaaaaatatttgataatttatttattttctgaaaatattgacttttaaaatagaatttttcaattattaaaaataatttatatttattgactcaagttttaaaattaagaaaTTGTTTTTTTACAAAGATACATAAGATTCATATAATATGAATTTAcattaacaaaaatatcatatgaatataaaattcatatattatacatttacatttattcatctttcttataaatatttaatacataataaaataaattaaatatataattatccattttgtttttttataagaaaattgtgATTTCTATACATCATAATTATCTTACATTTTttgttaaaacaatattatattaatttttagtataaatgttacCATTTTAAACGACCCATGCACCATAGAATAATAGAATCTCTACgttatttttaaaatctttttcttttgagtttgattttttaactatattttattataaataataatatgtaaTAATAGTAGTATTAATATGTAATAATAGTTGATTTAtggataaaaatatattatttcattcaCTAAAAAAAATTGTGAGACTACATTAGCCATTAAAGTAATTTAATAttacaattaataaatatttttgttacaAATATTATTTGTAGATTGTTGGAATAAGAAAAGTTAGTGGTAATAATATGGACTTGGATCCTCTCATGTGGTTAAAAATGATAGTACAGAGAGAAAATTTTAGATCTATTGGTTGAGAATGGAGCATGATGGAAACATGAGAGAAATTCAGGTTTTTTTCAAGGCAATTAGATTGTTGTGTATATTACGTGGAAAATGGGTGCTTTGCAATTATTAGTGAGCATTAAAAAATGTAAAATACATAAGTAATGGTTTCGATGCAATTTTTATACTGCTCAGGGTGAAATTTGTCGGAAGTTAATAAATATCAATCAAATGCTATTAATTTTGGTATTatacaaatttatttaattatttaatttaaaacagtTATAcaactttatttaatttaaaacaattaatataattaaagtaatacatattttctttttatagcaACAATAAAATATAGGAGAATGTATGAGAGAGTGTCaagtggcaaacttgccaaagaaGTCGTCTTGCATTATTCTATTAAATAGAttaacaaaatcaaattaaatgaataacaaataaataaaataaaaacaaaaatatcctACAAAATGGGAAAGAAGTGCATCTTTCCTTCCATTAAATACTATActtgaaataaaaatgaaaattaatagcAAAGCCTAAGTCTCTCATTTTTCAAATTTGGACTCTCCTTGGTGTTTTTGTGATTTTACACTTACTGTGCGGATGCAGTTTGACGGTGTTGTGGTGAGGTTTcctaaaaaaaagggtttgtggTGAATGGTTGAGCGGATTAGGATTGGAGGAGAGAATTTTGGATTTGGGCGTGGAGAGGATGATGTAGGATTTTGGCAGAGGTTTGTTATGAGAATGGTAGATGACTTGAAGGAAGTGAAGGTATGGTTTTATAGTGTAAGGAATGAGTGAATTTGGGGTAGTGCATTGATTGATTTTTGGCCCAATAAATTACAAACGTGAGAATCAAACAGAACCTAAGATAAGATTGGGAAGTTGCAAATAACATTATTGAATGATCAATCTTCCCAATGGTCCAACCACTCCTCATTTCACGTGAAAGTATCATTCCAAAGGGATTGTAGAGATTCCCAATAGTGAAATCAATTCCAAAGGGATTGTAGAGATTCCCAATAGTGAAATCAATAACAACTTCACGTTTTCAAACAATTCatgttatataaataattaagtaaatataaccaaataattaaataaattaaataaaaaaacaaataaaaaagtaataaaagttactataaatagaatggaaagaaattattAGAATGCATAAGGGAgtgacacttggcaaacttgccaaaatactTATTTTGCTTTTTTCTATTGTATGATTTGAATATGGTTAGTTCAATCATTGTTACCATGGCTATGTAGTAGACACTTTTGTGAGATACTATGAGTTTATCTCTAGAATAACAATTCTTCAAATGTCTTTGCAAGAGACTCCAATCCTTCACTATGTCTCAATATGAATTCATTAGTATCGCTACACCCGAACTTAGAAGTGGCAACACTTTCCATCTTATTCCATTTTTTGTATCAAACGTAGTCCTAATCACCATCGAAAAAATTGTCAATAGATACTTTGAACCATTGATCGCatggtctctctctctctcatcgtATAATTGTTGCATACACTACAAAAAAAATGTTGCTTCAGTTAATGCACAATGCTCCCACGAGACGAAGTATACGACGGTCCTTGAACTAACGGTCGTGCAAACATGTGCCAAGGGAAACCAGCCGACCGTCAAGTATTGTATATTATAGATACAATAACTTCTACATTTTTTTCCTCCTTGAGTGTTCTCCAAGGCCATAACAGCATATGTAAAGAACAAAACTTCTGAAGGATTGAAACTAaaccaaaaaatacaaaattgagTAATTTCATTAGAATGT carries:
- the LOC131625303 gene encoding phosphate transporter PHO1 homolog 10-like, coding for MKLKIFTILKRAMLTPVVNVLRLSLMLVLELDWCLIHKVAIITFISCLEIDRHGIWNFFRIDASCTTGYVLIWTNGCPRTYDVFFSCKCS